In Micromonospora ferruginea, the sequence CTCGGGGCGGCGGAGCCGGCCGAGGAGGGCGACGCGCCGCTGCTGATGCCGGTGCACCGGGAGCACGGCTGGGCGTACGTGCACCGGCTGAGCCAGCGGCCGGCGGCGGCGGGCGACCCGACGCTGGCCGCGGTGCGGGCGTCGGCGGTGATCCGGCCGGGCACCCGGATGGTGAAGGTGCTCTCCGCCCGGCAGCTCGCCGGTTACGTGCGCGGTTGGCTGCCGCACGGCTTCTGCTACCGGGAGCACGACGTGGCGCACCTGCGCACGCCGGCCGGGATGGCGGTGCTGCGGGGCGACCCGGAGGGCGGCGACGTGGCGTACGCGTTGCGCTGGCGGGCCGCCGACCCGGCCGACTACGACGTGCCGGTCGGCCCGGCGCACCGTGGGCTGACCGTCCTGCCGCCCCGGGACCGGCTCGGGCCGCCGGTGCTGGGCACCGGGTTCGTGCCGAGCAGCGCCCAGCTCGTCCCGGAGTTCGTCACCCGCGACTTCGCCGACCTGCCGATGCCGGCGAACGCCACCCTGCTCGCCTATCCGGCGGAGGGGGTGGAGGTGGTGCTCTACACCTACCAGGCGGAGCAGCGGGGCTGGCTGCGGTTGGCCGGCCCGCAGTGGCGGCACCTGCTGGCGGCGGTGCCGGGGCTGGCCGCCGACCAGGAGTACGTGCCGACCGGCGACGCGCCGCGCTCGACCCGGCTGGTCGGCGGCTACGCCGGGGCGGAGTACGAGGCGGTGGCCGACCAGCCGGGCGGTTTCCGGGTGCTGGCGATGACCCGGGCGGCCCGCTATCCGGTGGCGGCGGTGGCCCGCCGGCTGCGGACGGCCGCCTGGCGCGGGGTGCCCTGCCTGGTACTGCGGGAGGAGGCGGGCTGGCTGCGGTTGCGGCTGCGCCGCCCGGATCCGGACGCGGTGGCCCGGACCGGGGCGCAGTGTCACGAACGCGGCGTCTACGAGGTCTGGGCGCCGGGCGCCGAGTTGACCGACGACCGGGTGGTGGACCTGCCCTATCCGGGGGCGAACGAATAGACGGCGGCGGGTCGGGAACGCGTCGGGGGTCCGAGACCCACGCGTAGGGGGAATTCCGACATGCCTTTCGTCACCGTCGGTACGGAGAACTCCGCACCCATCGACCTGTACTACGAGGATCACGGTGCCGGTCAGCCGATCGTGCTGATTCACGGCTTCCCGTTCAACGGGGCCACCTGGGAGAAGATGAGCGGTCCGCTGCTCGCCGCCGGGTACCGGGTGATCACGTACGACCGGCGCGGGTACGGCAGTTCCGCCCAGCCGGCGTCCGGCTACGACTACGACACGTTCGCCGCCGACCTGGACGTGTTGATGACCGAGCTGGACCTGCGCAACGCGATCCTGGTCGGGCACTCGATGGGCACCGGCGAGGTGACCCGCTACCTGGGCGCGTACGGGTCGGACCGGGTGGACCGCGCGGTGCTGATGGCCCCGTTGGCGCCGTTCCTGCTGAAGACCGCCGACAACCCTGAGGGCGTCGAGAAGAGCATGTTCGAGGGCTTCCAGCAGGCGATCATCGCCGACCGGTTCGCCTACCTGACCCAGTTCTGCGACGCGTTCTTCAACGCCAGTGAGAACCGGGGCAAGCTGGTCAGCGACGAGGCGTACCACGCGCACTGGCAGATCGGCGCGCAGGCGTCGGCTAAGGGCACCCACGACTCGGTGGACGCCTGGCAGACCGACTTCCGCGGTGACCTGCCGAACATCGACGTGCCGGTGTTGATCATCCAGGGCGACAAGGACAACGTGCTGCCGTACCCGAAGACAGGTCAGCGGCTGGTGAACATGCTGTCCGACGCCAAGCTGGTGACGTTGAAGGGTGCGCCGCACGGCACGCCGTGGACGCACCCGACCGAGGTCAACAACGCGCTCATGGAGTTCATCGGCAAGCCGAGCATGGCCACCGCCTGACCGTTCGACGGACCGCGGCCCCGGGATTCCCGGGGCCGCGGTCGCGTGCGTGCTCAGCCGGCCAGGCGGGCCAGCTCCTCGTCGACGACGGACGGTTCGAGCTTGCGGAACACCGGCTTGGGCGCCGCGAGCGGCCGACCCGCCTCCAGGGGTACGGACTCCCAGCGCGCGCCGACCGTGTAGTCACCGGTGAGCACCGGGTAGGCCGGGCCGCCGTCGAGGTCGTCGACCTCCTCGATCACCGGCATCGGCGCGTGCACGCCGGTGCCGCCGAGCAGCTCGTGGATCTGCTGCGCGGAGTGCGGCAGGAACGGGGTGAGCAGCGTGTTGGCGTCGCTGACCACCTGGAGCGCGACGTGCAGGACGGTGCCCATCCGCGGCTTGTCGTCGTCGCCCTTGAGCTTCCACGGCGCCTGCTCGGACAGGTACTTGTTGGCCTCGGCGACCACCTTCATGGCCTCGCCGATGGCCTGCTTCTGCCGGTGCCGCGCGATCAGGTCACCGACGACCGCGAAGCCGGCCTTCGCGGTGTCCAGCAGCGCCCGGTCGGCGTCGGTGAGCCCGGCCGGGTCGACCGGCGGGATCGCGCCGAAGTTCTTCGCCGCCATCGACACGGACCGGTTGACCAGGTTGCCCCAACCGGCGACCAGCTCGTCGTTGTTGCGGCGGAGGAACTCGGCCCAGGTGAAGTCGGTGTCGTTGCTCTCCGGGCCGGCCACCGCGATGAAGTAGCGCAGCGCGTCGGCGTCGTAGCGCTCCAGGAAGTCCCGGACGTAGATGACCACCTTGCGGGAAGAGGAGAACTTCCGCCCCTCCATGGTCAGGTATTCGCTGGAGACGACCTCGGTGGGCAGGTTGAGCCGGCCCAGCTCGCCGGGCTCGCCGTCGTGGGCGCCCGCACCGGAGTAGCCGCCGAGCAGCGCCGGCCAGATCACCGAGTGGAAGACGATGTTGTCCTTGCCCATGAAGTAGTAGCCGAGCGCGTCCTTCCCCTCGCCGTCCGCCGACCACCACTTCCGCCACGCCTCCGGGTCACCGGTGCGCCGGGCCCACTCGATGGACGCGGACAGGTAGCCGATCACCGCGTCGAACCAGACGTAGATCCGCTTGTCCGACCGGTCCTGCCAGCCCTCCAGCGGGATCGGCACGCCCCACTCCAGGTCCCGGGTGATGGCCCGGGGCTGGAGGTCGTCGAGCAGGTTGCGGGAGAACCGGAGCACGTTGGGCCGCCAGCCCTCCCGGGTGTCCAGCCACTGCCGCAGCGCGTCGGCCAGGGCCGGCAGGTCGAGGAAGAAGTGCTCGGTCTCCACGAACTCCGGCGTCTCGCCGTTGATCTTCGACTTGGGGTCGATCAGGTCGATCGGGTCGAGCTGGTTGCCGCAGTTGTCGCACTGGTCGCCGCGCGCGCTGTCGTAGCCGCAGATCGGGCAGGTGCCCTCGATGTAGCGGTCGGGCAGGGTGCGGCCGGTGGACGGGGAGATCGCCCCGGTGGTGACCTTCGGGACGATGTAGCCGTTGCGGTGCAGCCCGGTGAACAGTTCCTGCACCACCGCGTAGTGGTTGCGGGTGGTGGTGCGGGTGAACAGGTCGTACGACAGGCCCAGCGCCCGCAGGTCCTCGGCGATCACCCGGTTGTAGCGGTCGGCCAGCTCGCGCGGGGTGACCCCCTCGGCGTCGGCCTGCACCTGGATCGGGGTGCCGTGCTCGTCGGTGCCGGAGACCATGAGCACGTCGTGACCGGCCATCCGCATGTACCGGGCGAAGACGTCGGAGGGAACGCCGAATCCGGATACGTGGCCGATGTGGCGCGGGCCGTTGGCGTAGGGCCAGGCGACCGCGGCGAGAACGTGACTCATGAGCGTCAAGACTAGTGATTGCCGTGGGCGCTCCGCGAACCAATAGGGCGGGCGCCCCCGCCGTACGCCCGATTTGTCGCCGACACGCGGCCTGAGCTGCCCGACGAGCCCGGCGTGCCGGTGTCCAATGAACGTCGTGACCAGCAGACCAGCGGCACCCGAGCCGTCCGCGGCCGACCGGACCGCGCGGGCCCCGACCGGCGTCCCGGTGGCCCCGCAGCCCCGGCTGGACCCGGCGGACCCGCCGGTGGAGGTGGAGCCGACCACCGGGGCGCCGCGCGACGCCGTGCCCCGCCGGGTGCCGGTGCGGCAGCCACGCTGGCAGCGACGTTCCGCCCGGGCGGGCGACGAGGCGACCGGCTGGGCGCCGATCGAGGAGGTGCACTGGGACGGCACGCCGCTGCGCGACGAGCCGCGCTCACGTGCCGTGGACGCGCCGTCCCGGCGCCGGCCGGCCCGCCCGGTCCACCCGCCGGACCCGCCCGTCGGGCTGGCCGTGCTGCTGGCGTTGAGCCTGCTCGCCGCGTTCTTCGCCTGGGTGAGCGCCGGCCCGTTCTGGCTGGCGGTGGGGCACTCCACCGGTGGCACCGTGATGATCACCGAGTGCGTCGGGAGCGGGCTCACCCAGCGCTGCCGGGGGATCTTCGAGGCCGAGCGGGACCGCTTCCAGGCCCAGGGGGTACGGGTCAGCGGCGTACCGGCGGGGCACACCGCCACCGGCAGCACGTTGCCGGCCCGGATGACCGGCCCGGGCGGGGCCACCGCGTACGCGGACCGGGGCGTGGGCGGGCACCTGCGCTGGCTGCTCGGGCTGACCCTGGTGGTGGGCTGCGCGGCGGGGATCGCCAGGTGGACCGGCGCGACCCGGTTGACGGACCAGCGGCAGCGGCGCTGGGCGGTGGGGCTGGCGCTGGCCGGCCCGCTGCTGATCACGGTGGGGTTCCTCGCGGCCGCCTGGTGAGGGCGTAAGGCGGGGGCCCCGCTTAACGCTTTCGGTATAGGCGGGGGCCCCGCTTAACAGCGAGGCGTTAAGCGGGGCCCCCGCCTAACCCAGGCCCAACCTCAGCGGTGCACGACCGTGTAGACCTCGCGGCGGCGCAGCCCGTACGCAGTCGCGACCTCGGTGATCGCGTCTCGCCGGGACAGCCCGGCCGCCTCGCGCTCGTCGACTGCGGCGCGCAGCGTGTCGTCGTCCGGCCGGGCGGCCGGCTCCGGTGACGCGCCGGCCACGACCAGGGTGATCTCGCCGCGCACCTCGTTGTCGGCGGCCCATTCGGCCAGCTCGCCCAGCGGCCGGCGGACCACCTCCTCGTAGGTCTTGGTCAGCTCGCGGCAGAGCGCGGCGGGCCGCTCGGGGCCGAACGCCTCGGCCAGGTCGGCCAGCGCCCCGCCGATCCGGTGCGTCGCCTCGAACAGCACCAGGGTGCGTTCCTCGCCGGCCAGCGCCCGCAGGCGGGAGCGGCGCGCACCGGGGGTGCGGGGCAGAAAACCCTCGAAGCAGAACCGGTCGCAGGGCAGCCCGGACAGCGCCAGCGCGGTGGTGACCGCGCTGGGTCCGGGTGCGGCGGTGACCGGGACGCCGGCCTCCAGCGCGGCCCGGACCAGGCGGTATCCGGGGTCGGAGACGCTCGGCATGCCGCCGTCGGTGACCAGGGCGACGGTGTAGCCGGCGGTGAGCACCTCGGCGAGTTCCGGGGTGCGCCGCTCCTCGTTGCCCTCGAAGTAGGAGACGATCCGGCCGGGGACGGTCACGTCGAGGTCGCGGGCGAGCCGGGTGAGCCGCCGGGTGTCCTCGGCGGCGACCACGTCGGCGGTGGCGAGCACCTCGCGGAACCGGGCGGACGCGTCGGCCGGATTACCCAGTGGCGCACCGAGCAGCACCAAGCGTCCCACCTCGGACATTTCCCCCACGGCGTGCGCTCCCTCATCGACGGTCGTACCAATTTCGGGGACGACGGACGCCACCGGGCACCCTCGCAGCCTACGATCGCCGGGTGACGAGTGCGTCGACAGCACAGGAGCCCTCCACCACCGACCCGGCGGCCGGTTCGCCGGGCGACGACGGCGGGGGCGGCGGTGGGATCCCGGCCGCGGTCCGGCGCCGGCTCGCCACCGTCGACGACCAGCTCGGCCGAGGTCAGGCGTGGTTCGCCACCGCCGTCGTGGTGGCGATCGCCGCGATCCTGCGCTTCGTCGGGCTGAGCCATCCGTCCGGCAAGATCTTCGACGAGACCTACTACGCCAAGGACGCCTACGGGCTGATCGACCGCGGCGTCGAGTGGAACTACAAGGACAACGGCCCGTCGTACGTGGTCCACCCGCCGCTGGGCAAGTGGCTGATCGGGCTCGGCGAGTGGGCCTTCGGCTACCAGGACGCCGAGACCAACATCTCGGTGCCCGGGCACCTGATGACCACCGCGCCGGAGTTCGGCTGGCGCTTCGGCGCGGCGGTCTGCGGCACGCTGTCGGTGCTGCTGCTGGTGCGCATCGGCCGACGGATGTTCCGCTCGACCACGCTGGGTTGCGCGGCCGGCCTGCTGCTCGCGTTGGACGGCTTCCACCTGGTGCTGTCCCGCACGGCGATCCTCGACATCTTCCTGCTGCTGTTCGTGTTGGCCGCGTTCGGCGCGCTGGTGCTCGACCGGGACGCCCGGCGGCGGCGCTGGGCGAACGCGCTGGCGGCCGGGCTCGACCCGTCGCTGCCGGGGCGCGCCGGTCGGCCGGCGTCGGGCTGGCGGAACTGGCCGTGGTGGCGGCTGGCCGCCGGGATGCTGCTCGGCTGCGCCTGCGCGGTGAAGTGGAGCGGCGTCTACTTCGTACCGGCGTTCGCGCTGCTGGTGCTGCTCTGGGAGGTCGGCGTCCGGCGCTCGGCCGGGGTCCGCCGGCCGTGGCGCGACGCCGTGCTCGACGAGTTGCCGTGGCTGCTCGTGGCCGGCGTGCTGATGGTGGTCACCTACGTCGCCACCTGGTCGGGCTGGCTGCTCAGCGACGAGGGCTACTACCGCCTGGCCAGCCGCTACCCGGGCGTCGAGGGGTTGAGCGACACCCCGTTCGTCGGCGCGCTCATCAACCTGTGGGAATACCACAAGGCCGCGTACGGCTTCCACACCCAGCTCGACGACCCGCACAAGTACCAGTCCTGGCCGTGGCAGTGGCTGCTGCTGGGCCGGCCGGTCGCGTTCTCCTGGTCCGGCGACGGGAGCTGCGGCGCGTCGAGCTGCGCCTCCGAGGTGCTGCTGCTGGGCACCCCGCTGCTGTGGTGGTCGTTCCTGCCGGCGCTCGCCGCGACGGTCTGGCTGGGCCTGGCCCGGCGTGACTGGCGGGCCGGCGCGATCCTGCTGAGCGCCGCCGCCGGCCTGCTGCCCTGGTTCTGGTTCGCCCTCGACGGCCGGACGATGTTCTCCTTCTACGCCGCGCCGGCGGTGCCGTTCCTGGTGCTCGCCGTGGTCTACGTGCTCGGCGCGATCGTCACGCCCGCGCCGGTCACTTCGACGGCGGCGCCGCCGAGCGCCGAGCAGGCCAACGACCGTCGCCTGGTCGGCGGCATCATCGCGGGCGCCTATGTGCTGCTGGTGGCGCTCTGCTTCGGCTACTTCTATCCGATCTTCGTGGGCCGGATCCTGCCGTACGCGGACTGGTCCGCCCGGATGTGGCTGGACGGCCGCTGGATCTGAGCGTGAGCGCACGACGGCCCGGTGGGGACACCCACCGGGCCGAAATTCGGTTGCGATCATCCGGCCCGGCTGCATAGGCCGGTCGGACCACGAAAAAGCGCGCCCCGATCGCCTGCCACGGGGGAAGCGGGCGATTGGGGCGCGCAAGAAAGAGCTTAACCACACTCCGCCAACCGCACAACGGGTGCGGCCGGGTCAGATTTCCGACCGACGCGCCACCCCCCGAAAGGTTTACATCGGGCATCTAACGGTGGGTCAGCCCGGCAGAACATAACGAGTTCGACATCATCGCCCACCGGACCCCGGTCGCCGGGCACCGCCGGCCGCCCCCGACCCGGATGATCTTCCTAAGTGGATCTCACTACACTTCGCCCGGTGATCAACAAGAGACGATCGACGGCCGTCCTGTTCGGACTGCTGGCGGCGACCGCGCTGATCGGTCCGAGCCCCGCGGGGGCCGACGACGAGACCACCGAACCCGCCGCCGAACCACCGAAGGTCGAACTGGTCCTCGACGTGAGCGGTTCGATGCGGGCCCGCGACATCGACGGGCGCAGCCGGATCTCCGTCGCCCAGCAGGCGTTCAACGAGGTGGTCGACGGCCTGCCGGACGAGACACAGCTCGGCATCCGCGTGCTCGGCGCCGCCTACCGGGGCAAGGACAAGAAGCAGGGCTGCCGGGACACCCAGCAGATCGTGCCGGTCGGGCCGGTGGACCGGGCCCAGGCCAAGGCCGCCGTCGCCGGCCTGCGCCCGACCGGCTTCACCCCGGTCGGGCTCGCGCTG encodes:
- a CDS encoding alpha/beta fold hydrolase; translated protein: MPFVTVGTENSAPIDLYYEDHGAGQPIVLIHGFPFNGATWEKMSGPLLAAGYRVITYDRRGYGSSAQPASGYDYDTFAADLDVLMTELDLRNAILVGHSMGTGEVTRYLGAYGSDRVDRAVLMAPLAPFLLKTADNPEGVEKSMFEGFQQAIIADRFAYLTQFCDAFFNASENRGKLVSDEAYHAHWQIGAQASAKGTHDSVDAWQTDFRGDLPNIDVPVLIIQGDKDNVLPYPKTGQRLVNMLSDAKLVTLKGAPHGTPWTHPTEVNNALMEFIGKPSMATA
- the rsmI gene encoding 16S rRNA (cytidine(1402)-2'-O)-methyltransferase, with product MSEVGRLVLLGAPLGNPADASARFREVLATADVVAAEDTRRLTRLARDLDVTVPGRIVSYFEGNEERRTPELAEVLTAGYTVALVTDGGMPSVSDPGYRLVRAALEAGVPVTAAPGPSAVTTALALSGLPCDRFCFEGFLPRTPGARRSRLRALAGEERTLVLFEATHRIGGALADLAEAFGPERPAALCRELTKTYEEVVRRPLGELAEWAADNEVRGEITLVVAGASPEPAARPDDDTLRAAVDEREAAGLSRRDAITEVATAYGLRRREVYTVVHR
- the metG gene encoding methionine--tRNA ligase, yielding MSHVLAAVAWPYANGPRHIGHVSGFGVPSDVFARYMRMAGHDVLMVSGTDEHGTPIQVQADAEGVTPRELADRYNRVIAEDLRALGLSYDLFTRTTTRNHYAVVQELFTGLHRNGYIVPKVTTGAISPSTGRTLPDRYIEGTCPICGYDSARGDQCDNCGNQLDPIDLIDPKSKINGETPEFVETEHFFLDLPALADALRQWLDTREGWRPNVLRFSRNLLDDLQPRAITRDLEWGVPIPLEGWQDRSDKRIYVWFDAVIGYLSASIEWARRTGDPEAWRKWWSADGEGKDALGYYFMGKDNIVFHSVIWPALLGGYSGAGAHDGEPGELGRLNLPTEVVSSEYLTMEGRKFSSSRKVVIYVRDFLERYDADALRYFIAVAGPESNDTDFTWAEFLRRNNDELVAGWGNLVNRSVSMAAKNFGAIPPVDPAGLTDADRALLDTAKAGFAVVGDLIARHRQKQAIGEAMKVVAEANKYLSEQAPWKLKGDDDKPRMGTVLHVALQVVSDANTLLTPFLPHSAQQIHELLGGTGVHAPMPVIEEVDDLDGGPAYPVLTGDYTVGARWESVPLEAGRPLAAPKPVFRKLEPSVVDEELARLAG
- a CDS encoding dolichyl-phosphate-mannose--protein mannosyltransferase; this translates as MTSASTAQEPSTTDPAAGSPGDDGGGGGGIPAAVRRRLATVDDQLGRGQAWFATAVVVAIAAILRFVGLSHPSGKIFDETYYAKDAYGLIDRGVEWNYKDNGPSYVVHPPLGKWLIGLGEWAFGYQDAETNISVPGHLMTTAPEFGWRFGAAVCGTLSVLLLVRIGRRMFRSTTLGCAAGLLLALDGFHLVLSRTAILDIFLLLFVLAAFGALVLDRDARRRRWANALAAGLDPSLPGRAGRPASGWRNWPWWRLAAGMLLGCACAVKWSGVYFVPAFALLVLLWEVGVRRSAGVRRPWRDAVLDELPWLLVAGVLMVVTYVATWSGWLLSDEGYYRLASRYPGVEGLSDTPFVGALINLWEYHKAAYGFHTQLDDPHKYQSWPWQWLLLGRPVAFSWSGDGSCGASSCASEVLLLGTPLLWWSFLPALAATVWLGLARRDWRAGAILLSAAAGLLPWFWFALDGRTMFSFYAAPAVPFLVLAVVYVLGAIVTPAPVTSTAAPPSAEQANDRRLVGGIIAGAYVLLVALCFGYFYPIFVGRILPYADWSARMWLDGRWI